A single region of the Brassica rapa cultivar Chiifu-401-42 chromosome A03, CAAS_Brap_v3.01, whole genome shotgun sequence genome encodes:
- the LOC103861113 gene encoding uncharacterized protein LOC103861113, which produces MSVAANSNGVAFDETVEEPPCFKYLDSKEYADKYKKYESEFKQWILAKHFYPNAVNLYEGRATIGGETILSSKWPCTRFYADPCVSFAQQESVEIGLVPNGAIVSEKKSC; this is translated from the exons ATGAGCGTCGCCGCGAACAGCAACGGTGTAGCGTTCGATGAAACCGTCGAAGAACCACCTTGTTTCAA GTATCTGGATAGCAAAGAGTATGCTGATAAGTACAAAAAGTACGAATCTGAGTTCAAGCAGTGGATCCTCGCCAAGCATTTCTATCCCAATGCAG tGAATTTGTACGAGGGGAGAGCGACAATTGGTGGTGAAACCATTCTGTCTAGCAA GTGGCCTTGCACTCGTTTCTATGCAGACCCGTGTGTTTCATTTGCACAACAAGAGAGTGTAGAGATTGGTTTAGTTCCCAATGGAGCTATTGTCTCTGAGAAGAAGAGTTGTTGA
- the LOC108871186 gene encoding glutathione S-transferase T3-like, which produces MDPRNHYTESSSYFPFNSNVHLGESENPPFSSHQSEDTPVGTPLGTPVGTPVDRVARRKWTPADDEVLISAWLNTSKDAVVGNQQKSLTFWQRVADYYTASPHGAEEVEKREHLHCKKRWARINDQVNKFCGAYATAERQISSGESDTDVLKRAHDIFYADQRTKFNLEYAWCVLRYEQKWLSLNTPKASSKRKNGETPPETPPTENADHETRPEGIKAAKSKRNTGQGKSVAEYTTLWEMKKADLAMKERLTKLAILDTLLQKSEPLTEAEEVVKNKLLAAYF; this is translated from the coding sequence ATGGATCCAAGAAATCATTATACGGAGTCCTCTAGCTACTTCCCTTTCAATTCCAATGTTCACTTAGGAGAATCCGAGAACCCTCCTTTCAGTTCTCACCAATCTGAAGACACACCGGTAGGCACACCATTAGGCACACCAGTAGGCACACCCGTGGACCGTGTTGCTCGACGCAAATGGACCCCGGCTGATGACGAGGTCCTAATCAGTGCGTGGCTCAACACTTCCAAGGATGCCGTAGTTGGAAATCAGCAGAAGTCACTCACCTTCTGGCAACGTGTTGCTGACTATTACACAGCAAGTCCTCACGGAGCAGAGGAAGTTGAAAAGAGAGAGCATCTTCATTGTAAGAAGAGGTGGGCTAGGATAAACGATCAAGTTAACAAGTTCTGCGGCGCTTATGCCACTGCAGAGAGGCAAATTAGCAGTGGTGAGAGTGACACTGATGTTCTCAAGAGGGCTCACGACATCTTCTACGCTGATCAGAGAACCAAGTTCAACCTCGAGTATGCGTGGTGTGTGTTGAGGTATGAGCAGAAATGGCTCAGCCTCAACACTCCAAAAGCGAGCTCAAAGAGGAAAAATGGTGAAACCCCACCTGAAACGCCACCCACCGAGAATGCTGATCATGAGACCCGGCCTGAAGGTATCAAGGCTGCTAAATCGAAAAGGAACACTGGTCAAGGGAAGTCTGTTGCTGAGTACACCACCCTATGGGAAATGAAGAAGGCGGATTTAGCCATGAAGGAGAGACTGACTAAGTTGGCTATACTGGATACTCTCCTCCAAAAGTCGGAGCCCTTAACTGAGGCAGAAGAAGTCGTGAAGAATAAGCTCTTAGCTGCGTACTTCTGA
- the LOC103860540 gene encoding uncharacterized protein LOC103860540 — MAEMSYLQIHDANDAVLNHFNRNLHQRRQHHQSLSQILDSLPHWVQSDDDVDLYVSQSELDVSAAVGLDLLERRSFVMDLFHQRVEQSQVSPLGGDYESAGSDSGFGVVEGDRDMRGGSLGLDFGLGLGSGRGFVDCDDDDDEDDLFDGIRYLGMDSGDVIVTVESGFDSDVEEDDPEKEIWGVDLNEEDEYVNDDDDDDDDDDDEDEDDSVTIPLCWDSLNLEDNEEEFEWEEVDDGDEREVSAEGDDNNSVSVSVSATISQEDLAIGERRGYLGWEVLLNSRSLEFNLDDAESNMELYIGGDIDQQEDDEDYLHTTEYEMLFEAEISSGLGKPPASKSFIKNLKVSPLTKEDVTEENDGDAMCCAVCREEMSVGNEVAELPCRHKYHGECIVPWLGIRNTCPVCRFELPSDETEQSRF, encoded by the coding sequence ATGGCGGAGATGTCTTACCTTCAGATCCACGACGCAAACGATGCCGTTTTGAACCATTTTAACCGTAACCTCCACCAACGCCGTCAACACCACCAATCGCTCTCCCAGATCCTCGATTCGCTTCCTCACTGGGTCCAATCCGACGACGACGTCGATCTCTACGTCTCTCAATCCGAACTCGACGTCTCGGCCGCCGTAGGTCTTGATCTGCTCGAGAGGCGAAGCTTCGTCATGGATTTGTTCCACCAGCGCGTTGAGCAATCTCAGGTAAGCCCGCTTGGTGGCGATTACGAGAGTGCGGGTTCAGATTCTGGTTTCGGTGTGGTAGAGGGAGATCGCGACATGCGCGGGGGTAGTTTGGGACTTGATTTCGGGTTAGGGTTAGGATCCGGTAGAGGCTTTGTTgattgtgatgatgatgatgatgaagacgaTTTGTTTGATGGGATTAGATACTTAGGAATGGATTCTGGTGATGTTATAGTTACTGTTGAATCTGGTTTTGATTCTGATGTTGAAGAAGATGATCCAGAGAAGGAGATCTGGGGAGTTGATTTGAATGAAGAAGATGAGTAtgtgaatgatgatgatgatgatgatgatgatgatgatgatgaggatgaggatgatAGTGTGACAATCCCTCTTTGTTGGGATTCGCTTAATTTGGAAGACAATGAGGAGGAGTTCGAGTGGGAAGAagttgatgatggtgatgagaGGGAGGTTTCAGCAGAAGGTGATGATAACAACTCTGTTTCAGTCTCCGTCTCTGCTACAATCTCTCAAGAAGATTTAGCAATAGGTGAGAGGAGAGGGTATCTAGGGTGGGAAGTTTTGTTGAACTCTCGTAGTCTCGAGTTTAACCTAGACGACGCAGAAAGCAACATGGAGTTATACATTGGTGGCGATATTGATCAACAAGAAGACGATGAGGATTATCTTCATACGACGGAGTATGAGATGTTGTTTGAGGCTGAGATCTCATCTGGTCTTGGTAAGCCTCCAGCTTCCAAATCATTCATAAAGAATCTCAAAGTCTCTCCTTTGACCAAAGAGGATGTTACGGAGGAGAACGATGGTGATGCAATGTGTTGCGCGGTATGCAGAGAAGAGATGAGTGTTGGGAATGAGGTTGCAGAGTTGCCTTGTAGACACAAGTACCATGGTGAATGTATTGTTCCATGGCTTGGGATTAGGAACACGTGTCCGGTTTGTCGTTTTGAGTTGCCTTCAGATGAGACTGAGCAGAGCCGGTTTTGA
- the LOC103860543 gene encoding basic leucine zipper 43 yields the protein MIAYPKQYMESSSVHRSHHCFDIFEGMPPQDDHFNSTFLPNANFLVPSQSPNLSTRSNNRFHLDPNGEHVYEGLVPDERRAKRMVSNRESARRSRMRKKKQIEELQQQVEQLMILNHNLSEKVINLLESNHQILQENSQLKEKVSSFQLLMAEMLIPVRNVDGGSINDRNLNHHHLRGEASSRTNTFFGR from the coding sequence ATGATAGCATATCCAAAACAATACATGGAGTCTTCTAGTGTCCATCGCTCTCACCATTGTTTCGATATATTCGAAGGAATGCCGCCACAAGACGATCACTTCAACTCGACATTCCTACCAAACGCTAACTTCCTTGTCCCATCGCAGTCACCAAACTTATCAACACGAAGCAACAACCGCTTTCACTTAGACCCAAACGGAGAACACGTTTACGAGGGTCTGGTTCCAGACGAGAGAAGGGCGAAAAGAATGGTCTCAAACCGAGAATCAGCGAGAAGGTCGCGTATGCGGAAGAAGAAGCAGATAGAAGAGCTGCAGCAACAAGTGGAACAGCTCATGATCTTGAACCATAACTTGTCCGAGAAAGTCATCAACTTGCTGGAGAGCAACCACCAGATCCTGCAAGAGAACTCGCAGCTGAAGGAGAAAGTCTCTTCTTTTCAATTGCTCATGGCGGAAATGCTGATACCGGTGAGAAATGTGGATGGCGGCAGCATCAATGACCGTAATctgaatcatcatcatctcagAGGAGAGGCTTCGAGCCGAACCAACACTTTCTTTGGTaggtaa
- the LOC103861112 gene encoding methylthioalkylmalate synthase 2, chloroplastic — translation MEVGFPVSSEEEFETVKTIAKTVGNEVDEATGYVPVICAIARSKPEDIEAAWEAVKYAKRPKILIFTSTSDIHMKYKLKKTKEEVIEMAASSVKFAKSLGFVDVQLGCEDGGRSEKEFLCKILGESIKAGATTVNVADTVGINMPDEYGELVSYLKANTPGIDDVIFSVHCHNDLGVATANTIAGVCAGARQVEVTVNGIGERSGNAPLEEVVMALKCRGEYLMDGVYTRIDTRQIMATSQMVQEYTGLYVQPHKPIVGANCFVHESGIHQDGILKNRSTYEILSPEDVGVVKSQSASIVLGKLSGRHAVKDRLKELGYELDDEKLNDIFSRFRDLTKHKKRITDDDLKALVTCRDEVSSLNGTTGEETNGYVPISQISSVV, via the exons ATGGAAGTTGGTTTTCCGGTGTCCTCTGAGGAAGAGTTCGAAACAGTCAAAACCATCGCCAAGACCGTGGGAAACGAG GTGGATGAAGCAACAGGTTACGTCCCAGTGATATGCGCCATCGCACGTAGCAAACCAGAAGACATTGAGGCGGCCTGGGAGGCGGTGAAATACGCGAAAAGACCTAAGATACTCATATTCACATCTACTAGTGACATTCACATGAAATACAAGTTGAAAAAGACTAAAGAAGAAGTCATCGAAATGGCCGCGAGTAGTGTTAAGTTTGCTAAAAGCTTAGGCTTCGTTGACGTCCAACTTGGTTGCGAAGATGGCGGCAG GTCGGAGAAGGAGTTTCTATGCAAGATTCTAGGAGAATCGATAAAAGCTGGTGCAACCACTGTGAACGTCGCGGACACTGTAGGAATCAACATGCCAGACGAATACGGAGAACTCGTGAGCTACCTCAAAGCAAATACTCCTGGAATTGATGATGTTATCTTCAGTGTTCATTGTCACAACGACCTTGGTGTTGCCACCGCCAACACAATTGCC ggTGTATGTGCGGGAGCACGACAAGTCGAAGTAACAGTTAATGGAATAGGCGAAAGAAGTGGGAATGCACCGCTTGAAGAG GTCGTGATGGCTTTGAAATGTCGAGGAGAATATCTGATGGATGGTGTCTACACAAGAATAGACACACGCCAAATTATGGCTACTAGCCAAATG GTTCAAGAATATACCGGCTTGTATGTTCAACCACATAAGCCCATAGTGGGAGCCAACTGTTTTGTTCATGAGAGCGGCATTCACCAG GATGGAATCTTGAAAAATCGGAGTACATATGAGATCTTATCGCCAGAAGATGTTGGGGTTGTAAAATCTCAAAGTGCCAGCATTGTTCTTGGAAAGCTTAG CGGACGTCATGCTGTGAAAGATCGGCTGAAAGAG TTGGGATACGAGCTCGATGATGAGAAATTGAACGACATCTTCTCAAGGTTCAGGGACTTAACCAAGCATAAAAag AGAATCACGGATGATGATCTGAAGGCCTTAGTAACGTGTCGTGATGAGGTCTCATCACTAAACGGCACTACCGGTGAAGAGACTAACGGCTATGTACCAATCTCACAGATTTCTTCTGTGGTATAA